The region TCGGCAACCCGCTGTTTGAAGCCCTGGCCCACTACGACCGGGCGCGTGTCTTACAAGCGCGCGGCGAAATCCTGCGTTCTCTGGATGAGGTTCGCCAAGGCTTGCAGCGCTTGCATGGCCTGGCGCCCCAGCGCCTGTACGCCGTGCGTGCGCGGTTATCGCTCTACGAAGGTTATTTGCTGCTGGTGCGCTACCAGCCCGAGGCCGGCCTTGCACGCTTACGTGCCGGCTTGAGCGAAGCCCGCGCCTGCCGGGATATCAGTGTGTTAATCGGGCATTGCGTCATCGCCAGCTTTGAAGGGCGGCGTGGCGATTTCCCGAAAGCCTTCGCCGAACTCGCCGAAGCCGAGCGCTTGATGCATATCTGGGACGTGCCGCCGATCTACTACCTGGCGATGATCACCCTGATCAAATGCGAGCTGTGGCTGGCCCAGGGGCGCACTGACCTGGCCGACGCCTGGCTGGCTCGGCTGGGCCAAACCTACAATGGCGAGCACGCCGCCGCCGCCCCGGAGTTTCACCCACACCTGCCGCAACACATCGGGCTGCAACAGGCCGCGCTGGACGCTACTCGGCATCAGCCCGCCGCCGCATTGGAACGCCTCGAAGACCTGGCGCAACAGGCGCATAACAGTGGGCGCCAGATGATTGCCCTGATGGCCCTGACCCAGCAGGCGTATTTACTGCTGGAATGCGGCCAGGAAGCCAAGGCGCGGGCCATAGTGGTTCAGGCCCTTGAAGCCGCCGCCGGTGGTGCGTTGCAGCCGTTCCAGCGCCTGCTGGAACGTTACCCGGACTGGATGCGTGAGCAACTGGGCAAAGACCCCCATGGCTTGCTGAACCAGAGTCTGTTGGCGCTGCTGCCGGCAGTCGCTGACGCGCCGGCGGCGCCCAACCACGAAACGCTGAGCACCCGCGAACTGGCGGTGCTGCAACTGATTGCCCAGGGCTGCTCGAACCAGGAAATCAGCAATCAGTTGTTCATCTCCCTGCACACGGTGAAGACCCACGCCAGCCATATCAACAGCAAGTTGGGCGTGGAGCGCCGCACCCAAGCGGTAGCGCGGGCCAAGTCGATGGGCTTGCTGGCCTGAAACTACCGCACGGTCGGGCACTCTTTCAGTGACGTGTCGACCGCTTGGCTGACCAGGGCGGCGAAGCGCTTGACGTTGTTTTGGTGCGCCGCCACGAGGTCGTCGATGCTCGGGCCTGCGGGCGTTTGCAAGGTGGTGCGGCAGTTCAACGGCGGGCGGTCACCGCCGCTGGTTGGCCTCAGGCGCCAGCGCACGTCGAGCAACGCGTACTGCCCGGGCACCGAGTCAAAACGTTGAACCTCAAGGCGCAACGACACGGCTTGCCGGGAATGACTGTTCGCCAGTTGATCCACCAGCGCACTTTTCAGCTCATCGGCCAGGCTGGCGGCCCACCACTGGGTTTCCAGAATCGCCACGCCACTGTCACCCTGACGAATCACGATCTGCGGCCGGTCAACCTGTGGCGGCACGCTGATGCTTTCAATGCGGATATCGCTCGCCTGCGCTTGAGTGGCGTTATTCCAGTGCGCCGGCGTCAGGGTGTGGAATGCAATCGGCTCACTGCGACACGCCGCGAGTAGCACCAGCGCGGTAACCAGAGTGATTTTCAAGGGACGGGTCATGGCGGCTCCATTGCTCATTTGCGCGGTGGCCCTTGCAGGTCCAGGGGCGCGGCGTTGTCGGGGCGACCGCGAATCAGCGACTCCGGATGTCGGCCGAGGTAGTCCGACAGTTCGCGCAAGGAGCGCGACATGCGCGCCAGTTCATCCAGGGTCTGGGTCAGTTGTTCGCGTTGCGGCGAGTCGTCGGCCAGGGTCGAGTTGGCCGATTGCAGCGTCTTGCTCACGTCGCCCAGCGTGGCCTGTACACCGGGCAGGGTTTTGGCGTTGAACTGGGCGAGCCCTTTGCGCAGTTCGACCAGGCTGCTGTCGAGGTTACCCGCAATGCGCTCGACGGGCAGTTGGTTGAGCTTGTTGACGATGCCTTCGAGTTTTTCCTGCAGTTGTTCCAGGTTGCCGGGAATGGTCGGAATGTTGATTGGGCGCAGGTTCGGGTCAAACGCAACTTTTTCGGCTTTCGGGAAGAAATCCAGGGCGATGTACAGCTGGCCAGTCAGCAGGTTGCCGCTGCGAGCCTGGGCACGCAGGCCGTTTTCGATAAACGTGCCGATCAAGCGAACGCCGCCCGCTTCGTCGTTGGGGTCATGATTGGTGGCCTTGAGCAGCTTGGTATTGGCTTCCCCGAGCAATTGCGGATAAATCACGATGCCGACATTGATCGGAAAGCTGCGTTTCTTCGCATCGTAATCCAGGTTGATCGACACCACTTTGCCGAACTCGACGCCGAGGAACTCCACCGGTGCACCGACTTTCAGGCCGCGCAGGGCCTGATCAAACCGCAAGGCCATATATTGCCCTTTGCCATTGGGCGGGGCGAGGGCGCTTTGCTGGTCGTCGAACAGCTCATAGGCGTGATCTTCAGCGGCCGGCTTGTCGTTGGGGCTGTAGGGCGGCGCCTGGAAAGCGATGCCTCCAGCCAGCATTGACGACAGCGACTCGGTTTTAAGCGCGAAGCCATTGGCGCCGACGCTCAGGTCAATACCACTGGCGTTCCAGAATCGCGTGTTTTCGGTGACATACACATCATTGGGCGCATGCACGAAGACTTCGATATTCACGCCTTTGCCGTCGTCATCCAGCTCATAGGCCACCACCTGGCCGACCGGAATTTTGCGGTAATACACTGGCGAGCCGATATCCAGCGAACCCAGGCCCTGGGTATGCAGGGTAAAACGTTTGCCCGGTTCGCCATAGGTGATGGGCGGCGGGTTTTCCAGGCCTTTGAACTGTTTTGCGCGGGTGTCGGACTGGCCGATATCGGCACCGATGTAGTCGCCGGACAGCAAGGTGTCGATGCCGGACACGCCACCGGCGCCGATGCGCGGGCGGACAACCCAGAATTTTGAGTCTTCTCGGGTGAAGCTTTCCGCCTGCTTGGCCAGCTTGATCGTGGCGTTGACGCTTTTCTGGTCGTCACTCAAGGCCACGTCAGAGACCTGGCCGATCACCACATTGCGATATTTGACGTCAGTTTTGTTGGCGACCAAGCCGCTGCCGGTCTTGAAATTGAGGACGATGGTCGGTCCCTGTTGCAGCACGCTGTGAACCACCAGCGAAATCCCCACCAGCACCGCCACTATCGGCACGATCCACACCAGCGAAACGCTGAAACGTCGTGTCTTGATCGCGGGTGAGCCGGCCGGCGTGTCAGTGTTGGGTGAGCTCATCCGAGGTCTCCTCATTGTGTGGGTTTTCCCAGATCAGCCGTGGATCAAAACTCATGGCTGCCAGCATCGTGAAGACTACCACCAGGCCAAAGAACAGGATGCCCAGGCGCGGCTCGATGGTGCCCAACGCCTGGAACTTCACCAGTGCGGCCACCAGTGCAACCACAATCACATCGAGCATCGACCAGTAGCCGATCAGCTCGACAAACCGAAACAGCTTCGAGCGTTCCTTGCGCGCCCACAGGCTGTTGCGCTGCACGGTGACCAGCAGCAGCGTCAACGACACGAACTTGATCCCCGGCACTGCAATGCTGGCGATGAAAATGATCAGAGCAATGTCCCAGGCGCCGTGCTGCCAGAACTCCAGTACGCCACTCATGATGGTGCTATCCGCCCCCGAGCCGAGCATCGTCGTGTTCATCACCGGTAACAAATTCGCCGGGATATAAAACGCGAGTGCCGTGAGCATATAGGCCCAGGTGCGCGTCAGTGAGTGAATCTTGCGCCGGTGCAGGGGCGCGCCGCAGCGCTCGCACTCGCTGGGCTCGTCGCGCATGTCGCACGACTGGCCGCAGGTGTGGCATAGGCACAGGTTCAGCTCGCGGGCGGTCGGTGGCGAATTCATACGGTGTCCCACAAGTCGCGCACATCGCGCCCGGCGATGCGGATCAGCAACAGGGCCAGGGCGGCAAGGGCAAACAGGCCGGTGCCGGGTATCACGTCGAGCATCCCGGCCAGTTTGAACACGGCCACCATCGAGCCCAGCAAGCAGACTTCCAGCATGCTCCACGGCCTGAGCGCTTCCAGCCAGCGCATGCACAATTTGAACGCCGGTGAGCGCTTGCCGGACAAGGCGAAACTCAAGACCCAGATCAGCAACAGCAGTTGAAAAACCGGCGCGATGATCATGGAGATCGCCGCCACCAACGCAATAAAGGTGATCGGCCCCAGGCTCAATGCAACCACCGAATCCCACAGGGTCGCGCTGTTTTTCAAGCCTTGCAGGCTGATGCTCATCACCGGGTAAAAGTTGGCGAAGGTCCACAATACTGCCGCCGTGACGGTCAGCGCGAGTCGCTGTTGCACTGACAACCCGTTGTAGCGCTGCAATACGCCGGCGCAGCGTGTGCACAGGGCTTTTTGATGTTTGGCGAGCGTGACCTTTTCATACACACAGTCGCAGTGTTCGCAGATGACCCGGTGATTCGCCATAAGTCTCGCTCCAGACGCGACGCTGCGGTGTTGGACGTGCTACGGGTTTGATGGCGCCTGAGTAGATTAGCAGCTGAAGCATCCCAAGCTTGATCCCTTCCTGATCAAGGGCAAGGTCAACCATACTGCGACTGGAATGTGCCATAGAGTTTGCAGGAACGCCCATGAATATCGAAAAAGCCGCACTGATCCGCGAAACCTTCCCCGTTGGCCCGTTGCAGTGCAACTGCACCATTATCGGCGACCCGATCACCAAAAAAGCCATCGTGGTCGACCCGGGCGGTAATCACGAGCTGATCCTGGCACGCCTCGACGCGCTGGGCTTGAAGGTGGTGAGCATCATCCATACCCATGCGCACCTCGATCACTTCCTGGCGTCCGGCCAGTTGAAAGAGAAAACCGGTGCGACCCTGCATTTGCACAAGGAGGACCAATTCCTCTGGGACAACCTGGAAATGCAGTGCCAGATGTTCCGCGTGCCCTACACGCCGGTGCCGCCGCCGGATCGCTGGCTGGAAGATGACGAGGAGTTGGCCTGCGGTTGCGGGGTGGCGCTGCATACGCCGGGTCACACACCGGGCTCGATGAGCTTTTGGTTTGCCGATGCCAGGTTATTGATTGCCGGAGACACCTTGTTCAAGCGCGGCGTGGGGCGTACGGATCTGTGGGGCGGGGACCAGGCGACCATCGTGCGTTCGATCAAGCAGCGTTTGTATACCCTGGATGAGGGCGCAACCGTCGTGACGGGGCATGGGCCGGACACGCGTCTTGGGGATGAAATGCGTGAGAACCCGTTCGTAAGGGCTTAGGTATCTTCGCGGATACCAAGTGGCAACCGTTCGACGATCCCTATAAAGAAAATGACAATTCCCGTTCAGGAAGTCTCTGCTAGGGTTTTAGAGTGCTCATCGGTTGTAGAGCGCGGGCCTGCCGGGCATGGAATTTTTACCGTTTGTCGTGTTCCAAACTCGGCACAGGTCTATTGCCAATGTCCTCTGCATCACAGAATGCAAAAGTAGGAGCTTTCTTCATGTTCACTTCGCGTCGTCTGCTTGTCGTTGCCACGGCTGTTGCCTTGTTGTCCGGCTGTGCGTCTCCTAACCCTTATGATGGAAGCCAAGGACAGGCAAACGGCTCATCGGGCATCAGCAACACGGCCAAGTACGGTGGCCTGGCTGCATTGGCCGGTGGTCTGGCCGGTGCTGCGATCGACCACAATAACCGTGGCAAGGGCGCCCTGATTGGTGCTGCCGTTGCGGGCCTGGGTGGTGCGGGCTATGGCTACTACGCCGACCAGCAGGAAAAGAAACTGCGGGCCAGCATGGCCAATACCGGGGTTGAAGTTCAGCGCCAGGGCGACCAGATCAAGCTGATCATGCCGGGTAACATCACCTTTGCTACCAACTCGGCGGATATTGCCGGCAGTTTCTACACGCCGCTGAACAACCTGGCCAACTCGCTCAAGCAGTTCAACCAGAACACTATCCAGATCGTCGGCTACACCGACAGCACCGGCAGCCGCCAGTTGAACATGGACCTGTCCCAGCGTCGTGCGCAAAGCGTGGCCAACTACCTGACCTCCCAAGGTGTCAGCCCGACCAACCTGAGTGCACGCGGTGCCGGCCCGGATAACCCGATTGCCAGCAACGCCGATGTGAATGGCCGTGCCCAGAACCGTCGCGTAGAGGTCAACCTCGGCCCGATTCCGGGTCAGCAATACGGTCAGCCTGGGCAACAGCAGCAACAGCAACAGGCGCCACAGCAGAACAACCAGTTCCAGGGCAACCCATACCAGCAGT is a window of Pseudomonas antarctica DNA encoding:
- a CDS encoding PqiC family protein, producing MTRPLKITLVTALVLLAACRSEPIAFHTLTPAHWNNATQAQASDIRIESISVPPQVDRPQIVIRQGDSGVAILETQWWAASLADELKSALVDQLANSHSRQAVSLRLEVQRFDSVPGQYALLDVRWRLRPTSGGDRPPLNCRTTLQTPAGPSIDDLVAAHQNNVKRFAALVSQAVDTSLKECPTVR
- a CDS encoding MBL fold metallo-hydrolase, which encodes MNIEKAALIRETFPVGPLQCNCTIIGDPITKKAIVVDPGGNHELILARLDALGLKVVSIIHTHAHLDHFLASGQLKEKTGATLHLHKEDQFLWDNLEMQCQMFRVPYTPVPPPDRWLEDDEELACGCGVALHTPGHTPGSMSFWFADARLLIAGDTLFKRGVGRTDLWGGDQATIVRSIKQRLYTLDEGATVVTGHGPDTRLGDEMRENPFVRA
- a CDS encoding paraquat-inducible protein A codes for the protein MANHRVICEHCDCVYEKVTLAKHQKALCTRCAGVLQRYNGLSVQQRLALTVTAAVLWTFANFYPVMSISLQGLKNSATLWDSVVALSLGPITFIALVAAISMIIAPVFQLLLLIWVLSFALSGKRSPAFKLCMRWLEALRPWSMLEVCLLGSMVAVFKLAGMLDVIPGTGLFALAALALLLIRIAGRDVRDLWDTV
- a CDS encoding paraquat-inducible protein A, coding for MNSPPTARELNLCLCHTCGQSCDMRDEPSECERCGAPLHRRKIHSLTRTWAYMLTALAFYIPANLLPVMNTTMLGSGADSTIMSGVLEFWQHGAWDIALIIFIASIAVPGIKFVSLTLLLVTVQRNSLWARKERSKLFRFVELIGYWSMLDVIVVALVAALVKFQALGTIEPRLGILFFGLVVVFTMLAAMSFDPRLIWENPHNEETSDELTQH
- a CDS encoding intermembrane transport protein PqiB, with product MSSPNTDTPAGSPAIKTRRFSVSLVWIVPIVAVLVGISLVVHSVLQQGPTIVLNFKTGSGLVANKTDVKYRNVVIGQVSDVALSDDQKSVNATIKLAKQAESFTREDSKFWVVRPRIGAGGVSGIDTLLSGDYIGADIGQSDTRAKQFKGLENPPPITYGEPGKRFTLHTQGLGSLDIGSPVYYRKIPVGQVVAYELDDDGKGVNIEVFVHAPNDVYVTENTRFWNASGIDLSVGANGFALKTESLSSMLAGGIAFQAPPYSPNDKPAAEDHAYELFDDQQSALAPPNGKGQYMALRFDQALRGLKVGAPVEFLGVEFGKVVSINLDYDAKKRSFPINVGIVIYPQLLGEANTKLLKATNHDPNDEAGGVRLIGTFIENGLRAQARSGNLLTGQLYIALDFFPKAEKVAFDPNLRPINIPTIPGNLEQLQEKLEGIVNKLNQLPVERIAGNLDSSLVELRKGLAQFNAKTLPGVQATLGDVSKTLQSANSTLADDSPQREQLTQTLDELARMSRSLRELSDYLGRHPESLIRGRPDNAAPLDLQGPPRK
- a CDS encoding OmpA family protein translates to MFTSRRLLVVATAVALLSGCASPNPYDGSQGQANGSSGISNTAKYGGLAALAGGLAGAAIDHNNRGKGALIGAAVAGLGGAGYGYYADQQEKKLRASMANTGVEVQRQGDQIKLIMPGNITFATNSADIAGSFYTPLNNLANSLKQFNQNTIQIVGYTDSTGSRQLNMDLSQRRAQSVANYLTSQGVSPTNLSARGAGPDNPIASNADVNGRAQNRRVEVNLGPIPGQQYGQPGQQQQQQQAPQQNNQFQGNPYQQYQ